The following DNA comes from Oncorhynchus mykiss isolate Arlee chromosome 16, USDA_OmykA_1.1, whole genome shotgun sequence.
GCTGTAGAACAGCCATGTTACTGTAGAACGGCCATGTTACTGTAGAACAGCCATGTTGCTGTAGAACGGCCATGCTGCTGTAGAACAGCCATGTTGCTGTAGAACAGCCATGTTACTGTAGAACGGCCATGTTACTGTAGAACAGCCATGTTACTGTAGAATGGCCATGTTGCTGTAGAACAGCCATGTTACTGTAGAACAGCCATGTTGCTGTAGAACAGCCATGTTACTGTAGAACAGCCATGTTACTGTAGAACAGCCATGTTACTGTAGAACAGCCATGTTGCTGTAGAACAGCCATGTTACTGTAGAACGGCCATGTTACTGTAGAACAGCCATGTTACTGTAGAACAGCCATGTTACTGTAGAACAGCCATGTTGCTGTAGAACGGCCATGTTACTGTAGAACAGCCATGTTGCTGTAGAACAGCCATGTTACTGTAGAACGGCCATGTTACTGTAGAACAGCCATGTTACTGTAGAACAGCCATGTTGCTGTAGAACAGCCATGTTACTGTAGAACAGCCATGTTACTGTAGAACAGCCATGTTACTGTAGAACAGCCATGTTCCTGTAGAACGTTCGCCACACATTAGCAATGAACTAAAACTAAAGTCTTCTGTCCTCTTGTCTCTCTACAGTATTTTACCAGCCGTCTCAGAGACCCCACCCAAATATCAACCGACAAACCCTACGACCGTAGTCCTACGGAGGCCAGTTACAATAACGTATCGACACTTTGTGCCATGGTGCCTTTACTGATCTTCACCTGTCTCAACTCAGTCCTGCATCACAGGTTAGTTTAGCCCACCACTTCACCCCCACACGCCCCACACTATCTTGACTTTCCTAATGCGTTATAAAGCACTACTCCAAAAGTTAAatcttcatattttttttttggggggggggggggggggggggggcgagctAATATGATAATAAATCTtcatgttttttttgggggggcgaGCTAATATGATAATAAATCttcatattttttgggggggctaaTATGATAATAAATCttcatgttttttggggggggactaATATGATAATAAATCttcatatttttttggggggggggggggcgagctAATATGATAATAAATCttcatgttttttggggggggggggactaataTGATAATAAATCTtcatgttttttttgggggggactaaTATGATAATAAATCTtcatgttttttttgggggggggggggactaataTGATAATAAATCttcatgttttttggggggggctaaTATCATAGTAATTGTATAGCTCGGCCCAGCTCGGCCCAGTGATGTTAAAAGTGCACTAACCAGGCAGAGGACCGACGTGTGATCAACATAAGATTGACCTCTGATTATTTGACCCCCGACTCTCTAACTTCCAGGATTCCTCAAAAGTTCCGGATCATGGGCAGCCTGGCGGTGATTTTGGTGCTGTTTCTTATCACGGCCATCGCGGTGAAAATAGACATGGCCGCGGGCCCTTTCTTCACATTAACCATGATCAAGATTGTTATCATAAACTGTGAGTTTTTTTCGAGCCTATGGCCTCTTATTTGGCCCCTTCCTCCTTTTCAACCAGTCAATTCTTTCCCCTTGAGTTGTCCTGAATGCACTCTTAGACCTCAGCCACCCTTCAATGTGGTCTGTCTTTACATTACATTTTGTTAATTTagcacagtggttcccaaactatgGGGCGCGCCCCCTGGTAGGGCATGGGTAAATATCTTATTTactgaagtattcagaccctttgctatgagactcgaaattgagctcagagatacatcctgtttccatgtatcatccttgatgtttcgacaacttgattggagtccacctgtggtaaattcaattgattggacatgatttggaaaggcacacacctgtctatataaggtcgcacagttgacagttcatgtcagagcaaaagccaagccatgatgtcgaaggaattgttcgtagagctccgagacaggattgtgttgaggcacagatctggggaagggtaccaaaaatgtaaGATCCCTAAGAACACAataggcctccatcattcttaaatggaagaagtttggaaccaccaagaatcttcctagagctggccgcccgcccaaactgagcaaatgggggagaagggccttggtcagggaggttcctctgtggagataggagaaccttccagaaggagaacAATCTCTGCtacactccactaatcaggcagttatggtagagtggccagacagaagccactcctcagttaaaggcacataacagcccagttggagtttgccaaaaggcacctaaagactctcagaccatgagaaacaagattctctggtctgatgaaacaaagattgaactctttggcctggagGAAACttagcaccatccctatggtgaagcatggtggtggcagcatccctacggtgaagcatggtggtggcagcatcattgctGTGGgattgtttttcagcggcagggactgggagactagtcaggatccacggaaagatgaacggagcaaagtacagcgagatccttgatgaaaacccgcgggatgttccccaatgctggaaagGAGGGGGCCCCGTGAAAAACTTTGGGAACCTCTGATTTAGCTCTTATTCATTCACCTGCCAAGAAGACAAAAACAGTAATTATCTGTCacccaaatgtatttttaaaacgGAGAAGTAAGATTATTGAACACTCAAACAGCATATTAAATGTTAGCGTCATGTTTCTATGACTGGactctgtgttattgactgtgtttattatttgtattatttttttttaaacctttctTCAGCCTTTGGAGCTATCCTGCAGGGCAGTCTGTTTGGCATGGCAGGCCTTCTTCCCGCCAAATACACCACACCCATAATGAGTGGGCAAGGCCTGGCGGGCACGTTCGCTGCCTTCTCCATGATCTGTGCTATCGCAAGTACGTCAGAGACATGATACACCTTTTTATTTCACGATTAACACATCTACAGATACAGTATATGTAATCATAAAAAAAGacctgtttttacatttttttttactactaATGCTTTAGAATAAATTAAAATAATTAAGTCCACCACCACAAAGGGCAGTTGAGCCAAGAGATTAGTagtattgaaatgaattcatAGACTCCTTTGGGATATGTACACGTTACCATGTCTGTAAATGATTCATATACTTCTGTAAATGGTGATGGTGTGAATGGTGATGGTGTGAATGGTGATGGTGTGAATGGTGATGGTGTGAATGGTGATGGTGTAGATGGTGATGGTGTGAATGGTGATGGTGTGAATGGTGATGGTGTGAATGGTGATGGTGTAAATGGTAATGGTGTGAATGGTGATGGTGTAAATGGTGATGGTGTAAATGGTAATGGTGTGAATGGTGATGGTGTAAATGGTGATGGTGTAAATGGTAATGGTGTGAATGGTGATGGTGTAAATGGTGATGGTGTGCCTGGGAATTAAGATTTTATGACTTTTGAAATGGCTGTACAagtgatctctctccctcccactccctctctctctctcccccctctcctctctcctctctctctccctcccactctctctcccactccctctctctctccccccctctctcctctctctctccctcccactctctctctcccccctccctctctccctccctctctctctctctctctctccccccctatctccctctccccccactcgctctccctctctctcgctctccctctccgttccgccctctctctctctctctcacacacaccacaggtgGCTCAGCACTAAATGATGTTGCTTTTGGATACTTCCTCACAGCCTGTGTTGTGATCATATTGGCCATAATGTCCTATGCGATCCTCCCTAAACTGGTAATAAACTCTGGATTTTAAATGTTATTATTGCATATATTTGACTGAAAAATGGGGTTAGGAGATGCTACTCGATGATAATACAACTAATACTTCataatacaactaatacaactaatacaatCAATACTTCATAACACAACTAATACAACTAGTACTTCATAATACAACTAATACTTCataatacaactaatacaactaatacttcataatacaactaatacaactaatacttCATAATACAACTAATACTTCATAATACAACTAATACTTCataatacaactaatacaaccAATACAACTAATACTTCATAATACAACTAATACTTCATAATACAACTAATACTTCataatacaactaatacaaccAATACAACTAATACAACCAATACTTCATAATAcaactaatactactaatacttcATAATACAACCAATACTTCATAATACAACTAATACTTCATAATACAACTAATACTTCataatacaactaatacaactaatacttCATAATACAACTAATACTTCataatacaactaatacaaccAATACTTCataatacaactaatacaaccAATACTTCataatacaactaatacaaccAATACTTCATAATACAACTAATACTTCataatacaactaatacaaccAATACAAGTAATACAACCAATACTTCATAATACAACTAATACTTCATAATACAACTAATACTTCATAATACTTCATAATACAACTAATACTTTataatacaactaatacaaccAATACTTCataatacaactaatacaaccAATACTTCATAATACAACTAATACTTCATAATACAACTAATACTTcctaatacaactaatacaaccAATACTTCATAATACAACTAATTCAACTAATACTTCATAATACAACCAATACAACTAATACAACCAATACTTCATAATACAACTAATACTTGATAATACAACTAATACTTCataatacaactaatacaactaatacaaccAATACTTCATAATACAACTAATTCAACTAAAACTTCATAATACAACTAATACTTCCTCCCCTTTTCATTCATCACATAATAATTTACCAGTGTGTAAATGTCAAATATATGTAATACTTCCATTCCAGTTCATCTCTCCTGTTTTGTTAATTAACATCCCAGAGTGAGATAATTGATTGTAATTTCGTGTTGTTCTGAACCTTACTTTAGGAGTTCTATCGATATTACAACAAGAGACAAAGTGGAAACAGGCTTAGTGACGAGGTGAACAGGCTGGACGGTAAAATGACATTTATGTTTGGTCAGATATGTAGAAATAAGAGAAAGATAGTTGTCACGTGTTATGTATAGATAAGTAAATCATAAACTTGGACACTTATTGAATATATTTTTATTCAAACATTTGTATTAGGCTACCAATTTTAAGGATCATGAAAGCAATGTGTTGGATAGCCTCGTTCCTTCTCCCTCCAGAAAATGCTGCAGCGACTACACCAGTTCTCAAACAAGGAGAAGAGCAACAAACCGTGTCCATGTTGACCATCTTCAAGAAGGTATGGCATAATTATTTTTAGATTGAGGCCGGAATTCAAACCATGGCTCGCTTTAGAGTAGGACACCAGACAGCCCACACAATGAGGCTTTTTAATTAAAGACATTTTCTCAGATGTTCACGGAGATCGCATTCATGGTGTAAACTCTGCACATGTTGGCTCAACTGTAAATTAAAAAGTTGGTTATAGCACGGATTAAATCCCGACCTAAAACAATTCAGGAGATGAATTGCAATTCTATTGATGAA
Coding sequences within:
- the LOC110491277 gene encoding equilibrative nucleoside transporter 1, with the protein product MDVHKPKDKNNGVWLIFFMLGLGTLLPWSFFMTATMYFTSRLRDPTQISTDKPYDRSPTEASYNNVSTLCAMVPLLIFTCLNSVLHHRIPQKFRIMGSLAVILVLFLITAIAVKIDMAAGPFFTLTMIKIVIINSFGAILQGSLFGMAGLLPAKYTTPIMSGQGLAGTFAAFSMICAIANGDGVNGDGVNGDGVNGDGEFYRYYNKRQSGNRLSDEVNRLDENAAATTPVLKQGEEQQTVSMLTIFKKIWVPALSVCFAFTVTIGVYPAVTVDVKSTVANGGAWEMYFIPVCCFLLFNLSDWAGRSLTAVCTWPGKDSKLVPIFMVARVIFVPLFMLCNVQPRYNLPVVFPHDAWFIVFMILFAFSSGYLASLCMCFGPKLVAPHEAETAGAIMAFFLSLGLALGASFSFLFRAIV